A genomic region of Magnolia sinica isolate HGM2019 chromosome 6, MsV1, whole genome shotgun sequence contains the following coding sequences:
- the LOC131248652 gene encoding uncharacterized protein LOC131248652 isoform X1, translating to MLCSISTGKSGSTWLDRLRTSKGFPVQTGLDLEHFLNPNPTSKVPTNPIPEENSTGSNHDATLDGEKSTVDRKKKTSSNPTPPMMIGEKNNEDWFDIMSSVLSELFNMGDSSRIRALDVRRKKSSRKQSNPRICPLSTSASVDDSCLAGVPAMSPSSVDNSVAEVKESRKQGIAESLNPEDEILQAVTVDSDLSAFSRAEVTIIDTSAPAWKSEKLIYRKGSVWKIRDKKRNSWNALACRKKRKLGQRDGDGGEEKQQKSSFLPSNSFKEAVSEEHLISSNEDAELVNNLFLHCSYVRAVRACFLSLLFHCYWVLPESIGALFLA from the exons ATGCTCTGCTCAATCTCGACCGGAAAATCCGGTTCGACCTGGCTCGACCGCCTCCGTACCTCCAAAGGCTTCCCGGTCCAAACCGGCCTCGACCTGGAGCATTTCCTCAACCCTAACCCTACTTCCAAAGTCCCCACCAACCCCATCCCAGAAGAAAACTCTACCGGCTCGAATCACGACGCAACCCTCGATGGTGAAAAATCCACCGTTGATCGCAAGAAGAAAACCTCATCGAATCCCACCCCGCCAATGATGATAGGCgaaaaaaataatgaagattGGTTCGATATAATGAGCAGCGTCTTGTCGGAACTCTTCAACATGGGAGACTCTTCAAGAATCCGAGCGCTCGATGTAAGGAGGAAGAAGAGCTCCCGGAAGCAGTCGAACCCTAGGATCTGCCCGCTGTCCACGTCTGCGAGTGTTGACGATAGCTGCCTAGCCGGCGTCCCCGCAATGTCGCCATCCAGCGTTGACAACAGCGTCGCGGAAGTGAAGGAATCGAGGAAGCAAGGGATTGCTGAATCCTTAAATCCGGAAGATGAGATCTTGCAGGCAGTCACTGTCGATTCGGATCTGTCTGCTTTTTCCCGTGCGGAGGTGACGATTATAGACACCAGCGCTCCGGCTTGGAAGTCGGAGAAGCTGATTTATAGAAAGGGGAGTGTTTGGAAGATAAGAGACAAGAAGCGGAATTCGTGGAATGCGTTAGCATGTCGAAAGAAGAGGAAATTAGGTCAAAGGGATGGAGATGGCGGGGAGGAAAAGCAGCAGAAGTCTTCGTTTTtaccatccaattcattcaaagaAGCCGTTAGTGAAGAGCATTTAATCTCATCGAATGAA GATGCAGAGTTGGTCAACAACCTTTTCTTGCATTGTTCCTATGTCAGAGCCGTTCGGGCATGCTTCTTGAGTTTATTATTTCATTGTTATTGGGTACTTCCTGAATCAATTGGGGCCCTTTTCCTTGCCTAG
- the LOC131248652 gene encoding uncharacterized protein LOC131248652 isoform X2: protein MLCSISTGKSGSTWLDRLRTSKGFPVQTGLDLEHFLNPNPTSKVPTNPIPEENSTGSNHDATLDGEKSTVDRKKKTSSNPTPPMMIGEKNNEDWFDIMSSVLSELFNMGDSSRIRALDVRRKKSSRKQSNPRICPLSTSASVDDSCLAGVPAMSPSSVDNSVAEVKESRKQGIAESLNPEDEILQAVTVDSDLSAFSRAEVTIIDTSAPAWKSEKLIYRKGSVWKIRDKKRNSWNALACRKKRKLGQRDGDGGEEKQQKSSFLPSNSFKEAVSEEHLISSNEGSIRVVEKRPIGCNGLGFIY from the exons ATGCTCTGCTCAATCTCGACCGGAAAATCCGGTTCGACCTGGCTCGACCGCCTCCGTACCTCCAAAGGCTTCCCGGTCCAAACCGGCCTCGACCTGGAGCATTTCCTCAACCCTAACCCTACTTCCAAAGTCCCCACCAACCCCATCCCAGAAGAAAACTCTACCGGCTCGAATCACGACGCAACCCTCGATGGTGAAAAATCCACCGTTGATCGCAAGAAGAAAACCTCATCGAATCCCACCCCGCCAATGATGATAGGCgaaaaaaataatgaagattGGTTCGATATAATGAGCAGCGTCTTGTCGGAACTCTTCAACATGGGAGACTCTTCAAGAATCCGAGCGCTCGATGTAAGGAGGAAGAAGAGCTCCCGGAAGCAGTCGAACCCTAGGATCTGCCCGCTGTCCACGTCTGCGAGTGTTGACGATAGCTGCCTAGCCGGCGTCCCCGCAATGTCGCCATCCAGCGTTGACAACAGCGTCGCGGAAGTGAAGGAATCGAGGAAGCAAGGGATTGCTGAATCCTTAAATCCGGAAGATGAGATCTTGCAGGCAGTCACTGTCGATTCGGATCTGTCTGCTTTTTCCCGTGCGGAGGTGACGATTATAGACACCAGCGCTCCGGCTTGGAAGTCGGAGAAGCTGATTTATAGAAAGGGGAGTGTTTGGAAGATAAGAGACAAGAAGCGGAATTCGTGGAATGCGTTAGCATGTCGAAAGAAGAGGAAATTAGGTCAAAGGGATGGAGATGGCGGGGAGGAAAAGCAGCAGAAGTCTTCGTTTTtaccatccaattcattcaaagaAGCCGTTAGTGAAGAGCATTTAATCTCATCGAATGAA GGATCCATACGAGTTGTTGAGAAGCGCCCAATTGGATGTAATGGATTGGGTTTCATCTATTAA
- the LOC131248652 gene encoding uncharacterized protein LOC131248652 isoform X3, producing the protein MLCSISTGKSGSTWLDRLRTSKGFPVQTGLDLEHFLNPNPTSKVPTNPIPEENSTGSNHDATLDGEKSTVDRKKKTSSNPTPPMMIGEKNNEDWFDIMSSVLSELFNMGDSSRIRALDVRRKKSSRKQSNPRICPLSTSASVDDSCLAGVPAMSPSSVDNSVAEVKESRKQGIAESLNPEDEILQAVTVDSDLSAFSRAEVTIIDTSAPAWKSEKLIYRKGSVWKIRDKKRNSWNALACRKKRKLGQRDGDGGEEKQQKSSFLPSNSFKEAVSEEHLISSNEAHLRGQ; encoded by the exons ATGCTCTGCTCAATCTCGACCGGAAAATCCGGTTCGACCTGGCTCGACCGCCTCCGTACCTCCAAAGGCTTCCCGGTCCAAACCGGCCTCGACCTGGAGCATTTCCTCAACCCTAACCCTACTTCCAAAGTCCCCACCAACCCCATCCCAGAAGAAAACTCTACCGGCTCGAATCACGACGCAACCCTCGATGGTGAAAAATCCACCGTTGATCGCAAGAAGAAAACCTCATCGAATCCCACCCCGCCAATGATGATAGGCgaaaaaaataatgaagattGGTTCGATATAATGAGCAGCGTCTTGTCGGAACTCTTCAACATGGGAGACTCTTCAAGAATCCGAGCGCTCGATGTAAGGAGGAAGAAGAGCTCCCGGAAGCAGTCGAACCCTAGGATCTGCCCGCTGTCCACGTCTGCGAGTGTTGACGATAGCTGCCTAGCCGGCGTCCCCGCAATGTCGCCATCCAGCGTTGACAACAGCGTCGCGGAAGTGAAGGAATCGAGGAAGCAAGGGATTGCTGAATCCTTAAATCCGGAAGATGAGATCTTGCAGGCAGTCACTGTCGATTCGGATCTGTCTGCTTTTTCCCGTGCGGAGGTGACGATTATAGACACCAGCGCTCCGGCTTGGAAGTCGGAGAAGCTGATTTATAGAAAGGGGAGTGTTTGGAAGATAAGAGACAAGAAGCGGAATTCGTGGAATGCGTTAGCATGTCGAAAGAAGAGGAAATTAGGTCAAAGGGATGGAGATGGCGGGGAGGAAAAGCAGCAGAAGTCTTCGTTTTtaccatccaattcattcaaagaAGCCGTTAGTGAAGAGCATTTAATCTCATCGAATGAA GCACATCTACGTGGACAATGA